A part of Rhodamnia argentea isolate NSW1041297 chromosome 8, ASM2092103v1, whole genome shotgun sequence genomic DNA contains:
- the LOC115741161 gene encoding AAA-ATPase ASD, mitochondrial-like isoform X2 — translation MVTALEIWGNLGSVMAAVMFALAMFKQYFPPQLCMHIESYGRKAVGHVYPYVQIKFPEFTGERLERCEVFTAIQNYLSGSASTRAKRLKAESVKDSQSLVLSMDENEEVVDEFQGVKLWWSSSLIVPQKPTFSVYPSSEDKSRFYKLTFHRSQRELITGSYIKHVLEKGKAVEADNRQRKLYTNNPSSNWGSYKASKWSHVAFKHPSTFDTLAMEPSKKREIMNDLLKFRRGKEYYERIGRAWKRGYLLYGPPGTGKFTMIAAMANFLNYDVYDLELTTVKDNTELRKLLIETSEKSIIVIEDIDCSLELTSQRKTKKQEKEDPVKKMKGGEESKESKVTLSGLLNFIDGLWSACGGERIIVFTTNFVEKLDPALIRRGRMDKHIKMSYCCFESFKVLARNYLGLELHPLFTTVRRLLEETEMTPADVAENLMPKSDDEDEDACLEGLIEALEKAKEDAGKKSEEEEEAAAAEAEATAVAEEEEQQTLSEGEQENGRRGCAKEGKENGLH, via the exons ATGGTGACCGCATTAGAAATATGGGGTAATCTCGGCTCGGTCATGGCGGCGGTAATGTTTGCGTTGGCCATGTTCAAGCAGTACTTCCCTCCCCAGCTCTGTATGCACATCGAGTCCTATGGCCGCAAGGCCGTCGGTCACGTCTACCCGTATGTCCAGATCAAGTTCCCGGAGTTTACGGGCGAGCGGCTCGAGCGGTGCGAGGTCTTCACCGCAATCCAGAACTACCTGAGCGGGAGCGCCTCCACCAGGGCCAAGCGGCTCAAGGCCGAGTCCGTCAAGGACAGCCAGTCACTCGTCCTCAGCATGGACGAGAACGAGGAGGTGGTCGACGAATTCCAAGGGGTCAAGCTCTGGTGGTCTTCGAGCCTGATCGTCCCCCAGAAGCCCACGTTCTCCGTGTACCCTTCATCTGAAGATAAAAG CAGGTTTTATAAGCTGACCTTCCACCGGAGCCAGCGGGAGTTGATCACCGGCTCTTACATAAAGCACGTCCTGGAGAAGGGGAAGGCGGTGGAGGCCGACAACCGGCAGCGGAAGCTCTACACCAATAACCCGAGCTCGAACTGGGGATCCTACAAGGCGAGCAAGTGGAGCCACGTGGCGTTCAAGCACCCCTCGACGTTCGACACCCTGGCGATGGAGCCGAGCAAGAAGAGGGAGATCATGAACGACCTCCTCAAGTTCAGGCGAGGGAAGGAGTACTATGAGCGGATCGGCAGGGCGTGGAAGCGTGGCTACCTCCTCTATGGCCCGCCTGGGACTGGCAAGTTCACGATGATTGCCGCGATGGCCAACTTCCTCAACTACGACGTGTACGACCTGGAGCTGACGACGGTCAAGGACAACACGGAGCTGAGGAAGCTGCTGATCGAGACGTCGGAGAAGTCGATCATAGTGATCGAGGACATCGACTGCTCGCTCGAATTGACCAGCcagaggaagacgaagaagcaagagaaagaagatCCTGTCAAGAAAATGAAAGGCGGGGAAGAGAGCAAGGAGAGCAAGGTCACGCTCTCGGGGCTCCTGAACTTCATCGATGGGCTGTGGTCGGCGTGCGGGGGTGAGAGGATCATCGTGTTCACGACCAACTTCGTGGAGAAGCTCGACCcagccctaatcagaagagggAGGATGGATAAGCATATCAAGATGTCGTATTGCTGCTTCGAGTCGTTCAAGGTGCTCGCGAGGAATTACTTAGGCTTGGAGTTGCACCCGCTGTTCACGACGGTCAGGCGTTTGCTGGAGGAGACGGAAATGACTCCGGCGGACGTGGCGGAGAACTTGATGCCCAAGTCggacgacgaggacgaggacgctTGCTTGGAGGGATTGATCGAAGCGCTCGAAAAGGCGAAAGAGGACGCCGGGAAGAAAtcggaagaggaagaagaagctgcTGCAGCGGAAGCAGAAGCAACTGCAGTGGCTGAGGAAGAAGAGCAACAGACGTTGAGTGAAGGAGAGCAAGAAAACGGTAGGAGAGGATGTGCtaaagaagggaaagagaatGGTCTACATTGA
- the LOC115741161 gene encoding AAA-ATPase ASD, mitochondrial-like isoform X1, protein MMNALEMWSNLGSVMAGLMFAWAMFKQYFPPQLRAHIEAYAQKAVGYVYPYIHIKFPEFAGERLERCEAYAAIQNYLSATATARAKRLKAESVKDSQSLVLGMDENEEVVDEFEGVKLRWSSRLVVSQNSTFSFYNSSKDTRFYSLTFHRSHRALITGSYIKQVLEKGKAVAADNRQRKLYTNNLSSNWHYYKSTKWSHVAFEHPATFDTLAMEPSKKREIMNDLLKFRRGKEYYKRIGKAWKRGYLLYGPPGTGKSTMIAAMANFLNYDVYDLELTTVKDNTELRKLLIETSEKSIIVIEDIDCSLDLTGQRKTKKQEKDDDEEKEDPVKKMAKDREDSKDSKVTLSGLLNFIDGLWSACGGERIIVFTTNFVDKLDPALIRRGRMDKHIEMSYCCFESFKVLARNYLGVESHPLFTTVRRLLEETKMAPADVAENLMPKSDDEDEEACLKGLIGELEKAKEDARKKSEEEEEEKKAAAAAAAEAEATAATRAMAEKEGQQKLSEGCAKEVKENGFR, encoded by the exons ATGATGAACGCGTTAGAGATGTGGAGCAACCTCGGCTCGGTCATGGCCGGGCTGATGTTCGCGTGGGCGATGTTCAAGCAGTACTTCCCTCCCCAGCTCCGCGCCCACATCGAGGCCTATGCCCAAAAGGCCGTGGGCTACGTCTACCCGTACATCCACATCAAGTTCCCGGAGTTCGCCGGCGAGCGGCTCGAGCGGTGCGAGGCCTACGCCGCCATCCAGAACTACCTGagcgccaccgccaccgccaggGCCAAGCGGCTCAAGGCCGAGTCCGTCAAGGACAGCCAGTCGCTGGTGCTCGGCATGGACGAGAACGAGGAGGTCGTCGACGAATTCGAAGGGGTCAAGCTCCGGTGGTCGTCGCGCCTGGTCGTCTCCCAGAACTCCACGTTTTCCTTCTACAATTCGTCTAAAGATACAAG GTTTTATAGTCTGACCTTCCACCGGAGCCACCGAGCCTTGATCACCGGCTCTTACATAAAGCAAGTCCTGGAGAAGGGGAAGGCGGTGGCGGCCGACAACCGGCAGCGGAAGCTCTACACCAACAACCTGAGCTCGAACTGGCACTACTACAAGTCGACCAAGTGGAGCCACGTGGCATTTGAGCACCCCGCGACGTTCGACACCCTGGCGATGGAGCCGAGCAAGAAGCGGGAGATCATGAACGACCTTCTCAAGTTCCGGCGGGGGAAGGAGTACTATAAGCGTATCGGCAAGGCGTGGAAGCGCGGCTACCTTCTCTACGGTCCGCCAGGGACTGGCAAGTCCACGATGATTGCCGCGATGGCCAACTTCCTCAACTACGACGTGTACGACCTGGAGCTGACGACGGTCAAGGACAACACGGAGCTGAGGAAGCTGCTGATCGAGACGTCGGAGAAGTCGATCATAGTGATCGAAGATATCGACTGCTCGCTCGACCTGACCGGCCAGAGGAAGACCAAGAAGCAAGAGAAAGATGATGACGAAGAGAAAGAAGATCCCGTCAAGAAAATGGCAAAAGACAGGGAAGACAGCAAGGACAGCAAGGTCACGCTCTCAGGGCTCCTGAATTTCATCGACGGCCTGTGGTCGGCGTGCGGGGGCGAGAGGATCATCGTGTTCACAACCAACTTCGTCGATAAGCTCGACCCGGCCCTGATCAGGAGAGGGAGGATGGACAAGCACATAGAGATGTCGTATTGCTGCTTCGAGTCGTTCAAGGTGCTGGCGAGGAATTACTTGGGCGTCGAGTCGCACCCGCTGTTCACGACGGTGAGGCGGCTGCTGGAGGAGACGAAGATGGCTCCGGCGGACGTGGCGGAGAACTTGATGCCCAAGTCGGATGACGAGGACGAGGAGGCGTGCTTGAAAGGGTTGATCGGAGAGCTGGAAAAGGCGAAAGAGGACGCCAGGAAGAaatccgaagaagaagaagaagaaaaaaaggccgCTGCTGCGGCCgcagcagaagcagaagcaacTGCAGCTACTAGAGCAATGGCTGAGAAAGAAGGGCAACAGAAATTGAGTGAAGGTTGTGCTAAAGAAGTGAAAGAGAATGGCTTCCGTTGA
- the LOC115741161 gene encoding AAA-ATPase ASD, mitochondrial-like isoform X3, producing MVTALEIWGNLGSVMAAVMFALAMFKQYFPPQLCMHIESYGRKAVGHVYPYVQIKFPEFTGERLERCEVFTAIQNYLSGSASTRAKRLKAESVKDSQSLVLSMDENEEVVDEFQGVKLWWSSSLIVPQKPTFSVYPSSEDKRFYKLTFHRSQRELITGSYIKHVLEKGKAVEADNRQRKLYTNNPSSNWGSYKASKWSHVAFKHPSTFDTLAMEPSKKREIMNDLLKFRRGKEYYERIGRAWKRGYLLYGPPGTGKFTMIAAMANFLNYDVYDLELTTVKDNTELRKLLIETSEKSIIVIEDIDCSLELTSQRKTKKQEKEDPVKKMKGGEESKESKVTLSGLLNFIDGLWSACGGERIIVFTTNFVEKLDPALIRRGRMDKHIKMSYCCFESFKVLARNYLGLELHPLFTTVRRLLEETEMTPADVAENLMPKSDDEDEDACLEGLIEALEKAKEDAGKKSEEEEEAAAAEAEATAVAEEEEQQTLSEGEQENGRRGCAKEGKENGLH from the exons ATGGTGACCGCATTAGAAATATGGGGTAATCTCGGCTCGGTCATGGCGGCGGTAATGTTTGCGTTGGCCATGTTCAAGCAGTACTTCCCTCCCCAGCTCTGTATGCACATCGAGTCCTATGGCCGCAAGGCCGTCGGTCACGTCTACCCGTATGTCCAGATCAAGTTCCCGGAGTTTACGGGCGAGCGGCTCGAGCGGTGCGAGGTCTTCACCGCAATCCAGAACTACCTGAGCGGGAGCGCCTCCACCAGGGCCAAGCGGCTCAAGGCCGAGTCCGTCAAGGACAGCCAGTCACTCGTCCTCAGCATGGACGAGAACGAGGAGGTGGTCGACGAATTCCAAGGGGTCAAGCTCTGGTGGTCTTCGAGCCTGATCGTCCCCCAGAAGCCCACGTTCTCCGTGTACCCTTCATCTGAAGATAAAAG GTTTTATAAGCTGACCTTCCACCGGAGCCAGCGGGAGTTGATCACCGGCTCTTACATAAAGCACGTCCTGGAGAAGGGGAAGGCGGTGGAGGCCGACAACCGGCAGCGGAAGCTCTACACCAATAACCCGAGCTCGAACTGGGGATCCTACAAGGCGAGCAAGTGGAGCCACGTGGCGTTCAAGCACCCCTCGACGTTCGACACCCTGGCGATGGAGCCGAGCAAGAAGAGGGAGATCATGAACGACCTCCTCAAGTTCAGGCGAGGGAAGGAGTACTATGAGCGGATCGGCAGGGCGTGGAAGCGTGGCTACCTCCTCTATGGCCCGCCTGGGACTGGCAAGTTCACGATGATTGCCGCGATGGCCAACTTCCTCAACTACGACGTGTACGACCTGGAGCTGACGACGGTCAAGGACAACACGGAGCTGAGGAAGCTGCTGATCGAGACGTCGGAGAAGTCGATCATAGTGATCGAGGACATCGACTGCTCGCTCGAATTGACCAGCcagaggaagacgaagaagcaagagaaagaagatCCTGTCAAGAAAATGAAAGGCGGGGAAGAGAGCAAGGAGAGCAAGGTCACGCTCTCGGGGCTCCTGAACTTCATCGATGGGCTGTGGTCGGCGTGCGGGGGTGAGAGGATCATCGTGTTCACGACCAACTTCGTGGAGAAGCTCGACCcagccctaatcagaagagggAGGATGGATAAGCATATCAAGATGTCGTATTGCTGCTTCGAGTCGTTCAAGGTGCTCGCGAGGAATTACTTAGGCTTGGAGTTGCACCCGCTGTTCACGACGGTCAGGCGTTTGCTGGAGGAGACGGAAATGACTCCGGCGGACGTGGCGGAGAACTTGATGCCCAAGTCggacgacgaggacgaggacgctTGCTTGGAGGGATTGATCGAAGCGCTCGAAAAGGCGAAAGAGGACGCCGGGAAGAAAtcggaagaggaagaagaagctgcTGCAGCGGAAGCAGAAGCAACTGCAGTGGCTGAGGAAGAAGAGCAACAGACGTTGAGTGAAGGAGAGCAAGAAAACGGTAGGAGAGGATGTGCtaaagaagggaaagagaatGGTCTACATTGA